The following coding sequences are from one Rathayibacter sp. SW19 window:
- a CDS encoding ABC transporter ATP-binding protein has translation MNANNLDSASKLVLTIRDLSVAFTTSRGEVEAVRNVSLDLAAGETVAIVGESGSGKSTLVACVNRLLADNGRIVSGTIMLGDMDITAANERAIISIRGNRVGLVPQDPMTSLNPVMKIGAQIVEALQVHDRARGGAAKQEAIRLLQRAGIAEAAARFNQHPHEFSGGMRQRVLIAMALACRPEVLLADEPTSALDVTVQRLVLDQMGELASELGAGVLLITHDLALAAERADRVAVMYRGEIVETGFAAELVANPQHEYTRRLLAAAPGMATAKVAPTFDQGGDAAEPQMIIEVTNAVKKYRIRGAREPFLAVDGVSLKIGRGETVAIVGESGSGKSTTARLALKLEEADGGTIKFRGHNVAKLSGRELLEFRRSIQPVFQNPYASLDPRYTIRQAVEEPLRVHKIGNPTSRNKAVDGLLDKVAIPASFAERYPHELSGGQRQRIAIARALALNPELVVMDEAVSALDVLVQEQILDLMVSLQSELGLSYLFISHDLAVVRLVSHRVYVMRAGKVVESGEPDAIFQAPREEYTRQLIAAIPGRELAVN, from the coding sequence ATGAACGCCAACAATCTAGATTCGGCTTCAAAGCTCGTTCTGACCATCCGGGATCTTTCGGTTGCGTTTACCACATCACGGGGAGAAGTTGAGGCCGTACGAAATGTCAGTCTTGACCTTGCCGCTGGTGAGACCGTCGCGATTGTTGGCGAGTCCGGCTCTGGGAAGTCCACGCTGGTCGCCTGCGTCAATCGGCTCCTCGCGGATAACGGGCGAATCGTCTCAGGCACAATCATGCTCGGCGATATGGACATCACCGCGGCGAACGAGAGGGCGATAATTTCGATCCGCGGGAATCGGGTCGGCCTCGTGCCACAGGACCCTATGACGAGCCTGAATCCTGTGATGAAGATCGGCGCGCAGATTGTCGAAGCCCTCCAAGTTCACGACCGAGCCAGAGGCGGTGCCGCCAAACAGGAGGCGATCCGGCTGCTTCAACGCGCAGGAATTGCCGAGGCGGCCGCGCGCTTCAATCAACATCCTCACGAGTTCTCCGGTGGCATGCGTCAGCGTGTTCTGATTGCGATGGCGCTGGCGTGCCGCCCTGAAGTGCTCTTGGCAGATGAGCCGACCTCGGCGCTCGACGTGACCGTTCAGCGACTGGTTCTTGATCAGATGGGAGAGCTGGCGTCTGAACTGGGAGCGGGAGTGCTGCTCATTACCCACGATCTGGCGCTGGCTGCGGAACGCGCGGACCGTGTTGCAGTGATGTATCGTGGCGAGATCGTCGAAACCGGCTTTGCGGCCGAACTCGTCGCGAATCCGCAGCACGAGTACACCCGGCGCTTGCTCGCTGCAGCACCCGGCATGGCCACTGCCAAGGTCGCGCCCACATTCGACCAGGGCGGTGACGCAGCCGAACCTCAGATGATCATAGAGGTCACCAATGCGGTGAAGAAGTATCGGATCCGGGGTGCCCGTGAGCCTTTCCTGGCCGTCGATGGAGTCAGTCTGAAGATCGGACGGGGTGAAACGGTAGCGATTGTTGGCGAATCCGGTTCAGGCAAGTCGACGACGGCCAGACTCGCTCTCAAATTGGAGGAGGCGGACGGCGGGACTATCAAATTCCGCGGACACAACGTGGCCAAGCTGTCTGGCCGAGAGCTTCTTGAATTCCGGCGCTCAATACAGCCGGTATTCCAGAACCCGTATGCTTCGCTCGATCCGCGCTACACAATCAGACAGGCCGTCGAGGAGCCGCTGCGCGTCCATAAGATTGGTAACCCGACCAGTCGGAACAAAGCCGTTGACGGCCTGCTTGACAAGGTTGCAATACCAGCGTCCTTCGCCGAACGATATCCCCACGAACTTTCCGGTGGACAACGTCAGCGCATTGCAATCGCGCGCGCGCTTGCGCTGAACCCCGAACTCGTCGTCATGGATGAGGCGGTGAGTGCGTTAGACGTCCTCGTTCAGGAGCAGATACTGGACTTGATGGTCTCGCTTCAGAGTGAACTTGGCCTCTCCTACCTCTTTATCAGTCACGATCTGGCGGTCGTGCGACTCGTGTCGCATCGCGTCTACGTTATGCGCGCCGGCAAAGTGGTCGAGAGTGGTGAGCCCGACGCGATCTTCCAAGCTCCGCGTGAGGAATACACCCGTCAGCTCATCGCCGCGATCCCTGGGCGCGAACTCGCGGTCAATTGA